ACTGAATGTATGTGTAAAGTGCTGGAGCTCCTGGGAAGCACCAGACAGGTCCTGTGGATGTGCAGAGCCAGATGTTCCACACCTGTGTGTTAAATACACCACACCATGGCCATTTGTTTACCTGTCTGTATGATGGAAAGCACCTTTGTTTCACGTCCAGAGGTGGAAAGGTAAGAACTGTCTGGAAACTGAGGCTGGTCCCTAGATGTTGAGTTGATGCTGACAGTGCAGAGAAAGGACACTCGTGGCAGGACTGGGGGAGTGGGACAgacccatccccagctcctcaaAGCCCTGGGAACTCCCCCTTTTCACAGGCAGTGGGACAAATcacagctcctgtccctgtaGTCTCTCTTGAGGCTCATTGTGGTCTGAAAAGGGGCTTGCTGGGTAATTATTTCTTCCCAAgaaccatttatttttaacttgtatAAAGAACATCAGCTCTGTAATCAGAAGGGACAGCCCCAAAagcctggcaggaggaggatACCACGTGTGGGTATGTGCTGGGGCTGATCCTGGTCACTAACCCTTGCTGATTTCATGCTCCCATGGTGTAAATGAAACCTATTCTTGACCAGCTGAGACAGCAGATTAAAACCGGGGCTGATTAACTTCTAGCAAGGAGATTCAGGAGCTTCCAACCAGCTAATCCATTTGGCTCTGGGAGGCAAAGCCTTCTCCATGTCAAAGGAATGAGGGCCTTATGCAGATTTCCTGCTCTCTCAGTCTAGCTTGCCTGGTGAGCTGGGATAATCCTAGAATAGAAACCatgaattgtttgggttggaacagACCTTTAAAACCATGGAGTCCAAGAGtgaccccagccctgccaaggccaccaccccACCacgtccctcagcaccacatctccatgggcacaaacccctccagggatggggactccaccttccagggagaaattgtccCCAAgttccaacctaaacctcctctggcacaacttgaggccaaaagttcctcttgtcccaccccttgttccttgggagcagagcctgacccctcctggctccaacctctcccctcagcctccttgtGCCCCAGCCCCTCGCATGCTggctctgtgcagctgcaggggCGATGATGTGACCGCTTTTATGTACGTGACCGATGATGTGGCCGTTTTTATGTGTGTGACCGATGTTGTGACCGTTTTGCTGCGGTTTTAACTGAGATGGAGGCCggagggggaaggggctgcatAGAACGCCATTGCCCTCCGCCCTCaccaagatggcggcggcggcggggcgggtgCCCTCACCAAGATGGCGGAGCGGGAGGTGAAGGGGgaggtctgtgtgtgtgtgtgtgtgtcctgtgcCTGCCCTGCGCCCCGGAACCGCTCTGAGGCCGCTCCTTCAGCATGGCGGAGGGGGCCGGTTCCGGGCCGCGGCTCTCGGAGCTGCTGGCAGCGGGACGGCGGCTGTGGGAGGAGGTGGAAAACGGCGAGGAACCTTCCTCGGGGGCTCCGGGCGTGCAGGAGAAGGTGCGGCAGGGGCTGGAGGCGCTGCAGCGAGCGGCTGCCATGGTGGCCCAGCTGGAGCTCTTCAGGTGAGGAACGGGGGTCTGGGAGGCAGGGAGGTTCCCCTGGGGAACGCAACCCCATCCCCAGCCGCCTCGGAGCGGACTGGGGTTATCCGGCGGgattttctgattattttttttttttttcgcagCGAGAACGAAGACGTGGAGGAGATCGCCTCTGCCGACCTGAAGTACCTGCTGGTGCCCGCCCTGCTGGGGGCCCTGACGCTGAAACAAGTCGACCTCAGCAAAAGGCTGCAACACCTGGAGAGCGCTCGGAGCCATTTCTGGCgtttcctccagctctgcagcagctacGGGCTGGGCAGCTTCTCCCTGCCCCCCGGCAGCCCCCCGGCTGAGGAAGGAGCCGGCAGCCCCGGCCCCACCGGCCCCGCAGCCGCCCAGGCCAGCCTGGTGGCCATGGCCTCCAACCGGCAAGCCAAGATCCAGAGGTAGGAGCGTGCTTTGTGCTGTGGGAAACCTTTGGGAATCggctgaggaggagggaaacagccaTGGGAGAGGCTCGGGTTGTGCAGACTGCCAGGGACTGTTTCTCCTGGTGCTGGAATAACCATTAAAGTTTCCTCTTCAGGGGGACACGGGATTGTTTCATGGAGTTGGGTTGTGCTGAGGTTGGAGAGAGGAGTGAGTGCAAGTGCTGCCCAGAGTCTCTGGGGATGAGTTCTGTAATCACCACTGACAGCATAAAGCCACCCCTGCTGGAAGTGTCCTACCAACGTGATCTTTAAAAACGAGGTGGTTTGGTGCCTCTTTGTGCCATCCTTTAGTTGGTGCTTATCCTGGTAGCTCTGAAAGGCTCAAAGTGAGCTGAAGAGCTGGTGAGAGTGTGTGAAtccaaaaatgtcttttatatTCTAAGGGAGTCAACCTGGCTGAGCTGGGTTTGGGATAGTAGAACACATCAGAGCCTTTGGGTCAGGACAGGCTGCTTGTCAGACCCACTCCTGCCTGAAGACAGGAGTCCTGGCACAAGCAGGTTCATACTTGATCAGGAAGAGACATTGCAATGAGCATTTGGTGTCAGAAAGATGAATGGGCTGCACAAACTGTGGTTGGGTTTGTAAAGCAACAACTCTTGTATGCTCCTTGTCCCTTGGTCCTTCTCTTCCTTGGTCCTTCTCTTCCTTGGTCCTTCTCTTCCTTGGTCCTTCTCTTCCTTGGCCCTTCCCATGAGTTAAAGtcctgtttgttttccaggagaTTAATGTTGCCAGGATTGCCTAATTTTACCTGGGAGGCTTAATTTTCAAGGATTACTTGGCTTTTAGGAGCCCTGAGCCCTGgcccaggaaaaaataattgagagaGGTGCCTCTAAATTTAAACTGTTCTCAGAGCTGCTTTTAACAGATTGGAACTTTTTGTTTCCAAGAGGGTTGGGACAGGGGGTACCTGTCTTAAGTTTGATTGTATTTCAGGAAATAggaaattctgcattttataaAACACCCTGTCTGGGCTGTGTTAGGGAAAGGTTACTAAAACAGTGGCATTTTGTTCTCTTTGAGACAGGTACAAGCAGAAGAAGGAACTGGAGAACAGGTTGGCCTCCATGAGAAGCTGTGTGGAGAGTGGGCAGGCAGATGAGGATCAGATAAGGGAATTTCACATCCTGCAAATCCAGAGATGGATCAACACCAGCCTTGAGGAGATTGAGAGTATTGACCAAGAAATTATCAtcctgaggagcagaggtgcAGCCAAACAGGTACGAGAGTGCTCTTGCACTGGGGGGCTTGTGGGCTGGGGGTAGTTAGAGCTGATGATACACAGTGCCACAGGTAAATGAACCTCAGAGGAATTCCACAGCAGTTTCATAAGCTTTATTTTGTGGATTCTCCATGGGAATTCATCTCAGTCACAGCACAAGCAGGTGGGGTTTGGTTTAATTCTGAAAAGGCAGTGGCCTGGTTTTTGGGTTAGTCACTCTCTGGTGCTGTCACTTGTTCTAGACAGTCGTGGCTTGTGAACAGCATCAAGTCTCAGAGCTGAGCCACTCTGTGTGCAGTGGGTTTTCTCCACTTATCTGGGTTTTGCAGACCCTCTGAAGAGCTGAGGAGATTTataaatgaaaaccaaacccTTGTAATTTCTTCCAAGCCTTTGCTTCTTGTCTGCAAAGTGTCCAGACgttacagaaagaaattaccATTCTGAATGCTGAAAGCTTCTGCTAAACCTGCAGTTCCTGTGCAGAATGGTGCTTCTGGGCTTTGTGTTACTCTGGGGAAGTGTctgtctaaaaataaaaaatggtaaCATGGTGACACAAGGCCTGGCCCAACGCTGTTGGCAGGGCTGAGTTTGTGCACTTCATTATTGGTGCTGCAgaaactctgcttttctgtagTGCCCTGGGTAACCCCCTCAGGATTGATGAGCTCTACTTGCTTCAGAATGTTCTGGGTTGATCCCTGGGAGAAATAAGCCATATTTCATGCTTTGATCTGAGCTGATCTGGTTTAGCTCTGTCAGCTCTCTGCTTTGATCAGGGTGGGTGTAACAAAGGCACAAAGAGAAGTGATTTGTCGAAGCTCACACAGATGGAGTTCATAATTTAATCTGGATTAAAGCCTGAATTGTCCATCTTggggtgctgctctgccagcagggGCATTTCTCTTCTACGAGTGCTTTAATGGCTTGTTTGGGGTGggaagcaggggaaggggatcCTCATCTGCACGATGACCTTGTGACTGTTTTTGCTTCTCCAGTCTCCAGCCCCACCACACGGCACGGCTCGGCAAGTCAGAGCACCAATGAAACCTTTCATTCTTACCAGGGATGCAGCTCAGGCTAAGTATGCTCCTTTCTGATGCTTTAGACACAGTGTGAGGGGCAGTGCTCTGCTGCCATGTCAACCCCAAACACTTTTCCAGTGCAGGAAACCAGTTGTTACCTTTGGGCAGTGCATGGCATCAAGGTAGAACGTGCTGAGCATCTGGGCAGGGGACTGGGGAACATCTAAAGCagttcttcccctttctctgatggttttttttttttctgttggcaaATAAGTGATCCCAAGGGCTGGGGAGTTGTGATACCTGCCAGAGAAACACCAGTTTGG
The Heliangelus exortis chromosome 14, bHelExo1.hap1, whole genome shotgun sequence DNA segment above includes these coding regions:
- the IGBP1 gene encoding immunoglobulin-binding protein 1 produces the protein MAEGAGSGPRLSELLAAGRRLWEEVENGEEPSSGAPGVQEKVRQGLEALQRAAAMVAQLELFSENEDVEEIASADLKYLLVPALLGALTLKQVDLSKRLQHLESARSHFWRFLQLCSSYGLGSFSLPPGSPPAEEGAGSPGPTGPAAAQASLVAMASNRQAKIQRYKQKKELENRLASMRSCVESGQADEDQIREFHILQIQRWINTSLEEIESIDQEIIILRSRGAAKQSPAPPHGTARQVRAPMKPFILTRDAAQAKVFGAGYPSLPTVTVDDWYEQRRRQGVMPGQSLPQRAPAGITDEELQKQQQEKKEEDDDEETLQKARNWDDWKDTHPRGYGNRQNTG